The region ACTAGAAGTCTGGAAGATTTTGAGGTTAGTCAGATGTATACAGGCCGATCATAACATCATCTGCTCAAGGAGTGATGTATGCGAAGTATGCTTAATGCGGCTTATATAGCTTGATGACAAGTCCAAAATTTCCAAGATATTTGGCCTGGAGTAATTAAAATGAAAGCGGATCAAGTGATTTGTCTTGATTTCCCTCCCCGTTAGAGTTATGCTCTCGGCGACAAAAGAAGGGCGTGAGGGCAACCAGGCCAGGGAGGCAGCGACCCAAGTATATATACCAGACACTTTCTGATGCCCAACTGCACACAACCACCTGGCCCTTCGCtaatgtcaagtcaaccCGAATGTGTCCTGGATTCCCTTGGTATTCGATTCTGTGGCCACTCTGGATGGGCCGGTCCCCCAGTCAGGTACAGCTACTCGTCTACACGGTCTGGTGTCCCGTCTGGGATCCCGTGTCTTGGGATCCGTGTCTTtctcaccacaaccacccaCGTGCGTGAGACTCGTTCAACTGAATGTTAAAGCCTGATTCCCAATTTCACATGCCTTTACCTGAGTGGTTGGTTGCGTCCTCCGTGAGAggccaacaccaccaacacacaCATTTCTTCGGATTGCTCTGGTTGTATTAACATGCCAAGATGGATAATCGAACAACACTCAGCCAGACCCGGTTCACATTGGTTCTCGCGTGTCTTGGCCTGGAGCTAACTCCTCAAAGGTACCCTCTCAAACTGTAGGGATTAGCGTCCCTCCAATCTTGAGCAACGAATACATATTGTACGCATGCTGTACGGTGAAgtatacctaggtaggcaggGTGTGGCGTGACATTCTTGGAGACGATCGACTTTCTCTGTGTTGTGGCTGGCTAGGCACTTACCATCAGTTTTCCAACACCTTCTCGCCGTACATAACATCAAATGTAGGGTCAGCTGGTTCATTCATGAACATGTCCATCGGATTTCTGTTGTCAAGCAAGTTAGCTTCGTCTTAGCGTCTTGGCTAATAACCAAGGTTCACAAAACAGGCTGAATTCCAAACCCCAAAGTGTAGAGAATAAGTATCGTCAGCTAAGCCCATGAAGGAACAATGATCCTCTATCTACAAAAGACAGACAGACTTCGCAGTCCGGATGCGGATCTAGTTTGGAAGCAAGTCGCAACATTGTGATTTCAGTCACTCAATTTTCACGCTCATTTAGGAAAATGAAGGAAACTTGTAAGACTACACATTTCTGCAAAACCTGTTTTCATTGTAGATTTGTTTGCAACGTTGGTGTGCCGATTCGCCCATGGGAAATCCAGATCAGATATCCCGATGTCTAACCTCCTTTCCAGTACTCCCACTGGTAGTCGTTTGAGTTTTAGACTGCGACAGTAAGCTAAACAGGACTCACCCATTAATTTACCACAAAAACCTCCTACACTTAGAGCTGCCACATAAACAACGTGTCATGTCCTCAATCGAGTCCTCTGGCTCTCCAAAGTCTTCGCTTGCTCCGTCCACGTAGTCAAAGGTTAGTTCTTCCCCTTTCTGGATATCCTTTATGGCAAAGAGAGCAAGATCATGTATGTGTTTGTCCGCATGATCCCCAACGCGTGCGAAAATACGCATGTTGGGGTCACAGGAGTGGTTAATGAACCGGGTAGGTCCAGACATAAATTCACCATCCACCTCAAGAGGAGGTCCGCTAAGTCGGGCATCCAGCGATTCAGGATCCGTAAATTTATCAAGTGCGAATAGATATACGTCCTTTCTTCGAGATACAACAGAGGCGTCTCGGCGTCGATCTGCTTCGGCGGATGTGATGATTTCGCCCAGGTATCGGTCGACAAACTGACCCTTCTTGATTGACTCCTGGGTTCGAACGCCTACAGACGGCGGTCAGTGGGGTGGCTGCTTCATGACGGAAGGCTGCAATTAATCTAGCTTACCCCATCCACGGTCTGGCGTGCGGAAGATTTGGAGAGGTACCGTGCGTCCACGTTCGACCACCCGGTTTGGACAACTGGGGGAGCAGGAACACCCTTGGTGGCATTCATACAGGGGCAGCTTGGATGTGACGAGTTTAGATCGTAGTATACCAGCCTTGGTCCCATGCATGTGGTAGGCATAAGCCTTCTGCGGCGCTGCTGGCGCTCTTATGGTTGAGTTGAATACATCCTGATCGTCTGAGACGTCTTCGTCGGCTTCCTCTTGGTCAAGGTCTGAGAGGCATAGGCAGCCCGCATATTGGCAGTCGTCGTGGTGAACACAGGCGCAACCGCTTCGAAAACTTAAGTCAGCGGCTGATACGCCAGCGCCAAGGACTACCTCGTTGATGAAGCGGAAGTTTTGCGGAAGCGTCTGAGTGTCAACGTCGTTGACCACTGTAATTGGAGCAGTCTTGTGTGTTGGGAAGGACCGAAGTTGGCACCAGTGACATTGGTCCTTTTCATCCTCGTTGCTCTGTTTGTCCCAATTGTTTTGCCATCGTTAGCCACCGGCTGCTCCGTcccaaagaaaaagaaaaaatagTGGTTTTACTTGACCTCGGGTTGGCCTTCATTCGTGCAGTTTACAGGGAAGTAGACAGCTGCTGAAGACTTACATCCTGACCATGGTGGAAGAAATGTCTTCTCGTGGCAGCCTCCATTTTGCGAGCTAGACATTTGGGTGGTTCAGAAAATGAGAGTGGCAGATGGTAGAACGAGATGATACAAACCTAAAGTATGTGGGATGGGCGGGTTAGCAAAAGCAATTCAGAGCAGCGGAAACGTTATCTGAAAGTACTTt is a window of Pochonia chlamydosporia 170 chromosome 5, whole genome shotgun sequence DNA encoding:
- a CDS encoding histone Lysine methyltransferase (similar to Metarhizium acridum CQMa 102 XP_007815434.1); the protein is MEAATRRHFFHHGQDSNEDEKDQCHWCQLRSFPTHKTAPITVVNDVDTQTLPQNFRFINEVVLGAGVSAADLSFRSGCACVHHDDCQYAGCLCLSDLDQEEADEDVSDDQDVFNSTIRAPAAPQKAYAYHMHGTKAGILRSKLVTSKLPLYECHQGCSCSPSCPNRVVERGRTVPLQIFRTPDRGWGVRTQESIKKGQFVDRYLGEIITSAEADRRRDASVVSRRKDVYLFALDKFTDPESLDARLSGPPLEVDGEFMSGPTRFINHSCDPNMRIFARVGDHADKHIHDLALFAIKDIQKGEELTFDYVDGASEDFGEPEDSIEDMTRCLCGSSKCRRFLW